Proteins encoded in a region of the Natranaeroarchaeum aerophilus genome:
- the hpt gene encoding hypoxanthine/guanine phosphoribosyltransferase — protein MDQLKRSLLDAPIIEKNGYHYFVHPISDGVPMLEPELLREIVIRIIRKADLEDVDKIVTPAAMGIHISTAVSLMTDIPLVVIRKRQYGLDGEVALFQETGYSESEMYINDVYEGDRVLVLDDVLSTGGTLKAILGSLEDIGADVIDVVAVIKKVGGENALEGTEYDAKTLINVDVVDGEVVIVDENGDD, from the coding sequence ATGGACCAGTTGAAGCGGTCGCTCCTCGACGCGCCGATCATCGAAAAAAACGGCTATCATTACTTTGTCCACCCCATCAGCGACGGCGTCCCGATGCTCGAACCCGAACTCCTCCGGGAGATCGTCATTCGGATCATCCGCAAGGCGGATCTCGAAGATGTCGACAAGATCGTTACGCCCGCCGCGATGGGGATCCACATCTCCACGGCGGTCTCCTTGATGACCGATATCCCGCTGGTTGTCATCCGCAAGCGCCAGTACGGGCTCGACGGTGAGGTCGCGCTCTTTCAGGAAACCGGCTACTCCGAATCCGAGATGTACATCAACGACGTCTACGAGGGCGACCGCGTGCTGGTGCTCGACGACGTGCTCTCGACCGGTGGGACGCTGAAGGCTATCCTCGGCTCGCTCGAAGACATCGGTGCGGACGTCATCGACGTCGTTGCCGTCATCAAGAAGGTAGGCGGCGAGAACGCGCTCGAAGGCACCGAGTACGACGCGAAGACGCTGATCAACGTCGACGTGGTTGACGGAGAGGTTGTCATCGTCGACGAGAACGGGGACGACTGA
- a CDS encoding translation initiation factor eIF-1A, whose translation MSEESGRRNLRMPDDNEVFAVVTEHLGGNHVRLRCADGEERLGRIPGRMKYRTWINEDDVVLAEPWDWQDEKANIEWRYDGQAADQLRREGHIQ comes from the coding sequence GTGAGCGAAGAATCTGGGCGTCGAAACCTTCGAATGCCCGACGACAATGAGGTATTTGCAGTCGTCACCGAACACCTCGGTGGCAACCACGTACGACTCCGCTGTGCTGACGGCGAGGAGCGGCTCGGCCGAATTCCCGGGCGCATGAAATACCGGACATGGATCAACGAGGACGACGTCGTCCTCGCCGAGCCATGGGACTGGCAGGACGAAAAGGCCAACATCGAGTGGCGCTACGACGGTCAGGCCGCGGACCAGCTGCGCCGCGAAGGCCACATTCAGTAG
- a CDS encoding type IV pilin, producing MSRSDPPPVEETWRPPRRATLLLVVAIIVVGTLFGFMAFYLVGNAEEAPDTSFEIEQYGQDGQQLRLGDLSGEPINDPETIVVFVDGERVATGSDWANSADGLDEDSALYVAEDADGEVVVADDPEHESFERGLIAGTGVEVLWASSSTDSTAALATHEVEFVGE from the coding sequence ATGTCCCGTTCCGACCCCCCGCCGGTCGAAGAGACGTGGCGACCACCGCGCAGGGCGACTCTCCTGCTCGTCGTCGCGATTATCGTCGTCGGCACGCTCTTTGGCTTCATGGCCTTCTATCTCGTGGGAAATGCAGAGGAAGCCCCTGACACCAGCTTCGAGATCGAACAGTACGGGCAGGACGGACAGCAACTCAGGCTCGGAGATCTCTCGGGAGAGCCGATCAACGATCCCGAGACGATCGTCGTCTTTGTCGACGGTGAACGCGTCGCCACCGGCTCGGACTGGGCGAACAGCGCGGACGGCCTCGACGAGGATAGCGCCCTGTACGTGGCAGAGGATGCTGACGGGGAAGTCGTCGTCGCAGATGACCCCGAACACGAGTCCTTCGAACGCGGACTGATCGCTGGTACCGGTGTCGAGGTGCTCTGGGCCAGTTCATCGACCGACAGCACTGCCGCACTCGCCACGCACGAAGTCGAGTTCGTGGGGGAGTAG
- a CDS encoding Na(+)/H(+) antiporter subunit D, which yields MNELLTSLYPPALVLVAAFLVVVLPRAVGHALGALATLSALVVAQFAEKGDHLATSFLGFDGAIFFQIDAGSQLLATAIGILGTAAVVYAYSSDAPRVMTAFALAYVASTLGVVFSGDWLTLIFYWELMAVTSTLLVWHHGGEAVRAGFRYAIAHGIGGSLFLFAVVWHLAAGGGMAIDGGIAVEGAASLSALGGITAPALLAGLGIGVNCGFIGLHTWLPDTYPRPHIAASVFLSVFTTKTGAYVLWQAFPEGALWLAYLGGVMAVYGVVFALLQHDMRALLSYHIMAQVGYMVAAIGLISVAGTPEISGAGALAHAFNNVLFKALLFMAVGVIIFRTGEEDLYHLGGLWREMPITAAGFGLGALSITAIPLFNGFISKGMILDAADPGYFGGGNEIVYWLLWIGAVGTFLSFIKLGYYAFFNGEYGGSVRDARPGQSVAMLAVGGACVFFGVFWGALAGLVPGGEALDLTPYSTGHLLDAATLLTVSVIGFVIIKKPLSKIGHVHDMERFINPLVFYGGRGLVIGTTELYAAVDRTAVRTVRACYWMGTNPVRTAEIATSRLPGIDIGSPRDRRSADGGKVGETPEERPSTIYLRAGMGTSILILTGALALVLLLLI from the coding sequence TCTCGCCACGTCGTTCCTCGGCTTCGATGGAGCGATCTTCTTCCAGATCGACGCGGGTTCGCAGTTGCTGGCAACAGCTATCGGGATCCTCGGGACCGCTGCGGTCGTCTACGCCTACAGTAGCGACGCACCGCGGGTGATGACGGCGTTCGCGCTCGCGTACGTCGCCTCGACGCTCGGCGTCGTGTTCTCCGGTGACTGGCTGACGCTGATCTTCTACTGGGAGCTGATGGCTGTCACGTCGACGCTGCTCGTCTGGCATCATGGCGGCGAAGCGGTCCGTGCGGGCTTCCGCTACGCTATTGCCCACGGAATCGGCGGGAGCCTGTTCCTCTTTGCTGTCGTCTGGCATCTCGCGGCGGGCGGCGGGATGGCGATCGACGGCGGCATCGCAGTTGAGGGTGCCGCGAGCCTCTCTGCACTCGGCGGAATCACAGCTCCGGCCCTGCTCGCGGGACTGGGGATCGGCGTCAACTGTGGGTTCATCGGACTCCACACGTGGCTGCCCGACACCTACCCGCGCCCACACATCGCGGCGTCGGTCTTCCTCTCAGTGTTTACCACGAAGACCGGCGCATACGTCCTCTGGCAGGCGTTCCCCGAGGGCGCGCTCTGGCTGGCCTACCTCGGCGGTGTGATGGCCGTTTACGGCGTTGTCTTCGCCCTACTCCAGCACGATATGCGCGCGCTGCTGTCCTATCACATCATGGCGCAGGTCGGTTACATGGTCGCCGCAATCGGGTTGATCTCGGTCGCCGGCACGCCCGAGATCAGTGGGGCCGGTGCGCTCGCCCACGCCTTCAACAACGTGCTGTTCAAGGCACTGCTGTTCATGGCGGTCGGCGTCATCATCTTCCGGACCGGGGAGGAGGATCTCTACCATCTCGGCGGCCTCTGGCGGGAGATGCCGATCACGGCGGCCGGGTTCGGACTCGGAGCGCTCTCGATCACGGCGATCCCGCTGTTCAACGGGTTCATCAGCAAGGGGATGATCTTGGACGCCGCCGATCCGGGCTACTTCGGCGGTGGCAACGAAATCGTCTACTGGCTGCTCTGGATCGGGGCGGTCGGCACCTTCCTCTCGTTCATCAAGCTGGGTTACTACGCCTTCTTCAACGGCGAGTACGGGGGCAGCGTTCGGGACGCCAGGCCGGGCCAGTCAGTCGCCATGCTGGCGGTCGGCGGGGCATGTGTGTTCTTCGGCGTCTTCTGGGGAGCGCTCGCGGGGCTGGTCCCCGGCGGCGAGGCGCTCGATCTGACTCCGTATAGCACGGGGCACCTGCTCGACGCCGCGACGCTGCTGACCGTCAGCGTCATCGGTTTCGTGATCATCAAGAAACCGCTCAGCAAGATCGGCCACGTCCACGATATGGAACGGTTCATCAACCCACTCGTCTTCTATGGCGGTCGCGGGCTCGTCATCGGGACGACCGAGCTATACGCTGCGGTCGACCGGACGGCGGTTCGGACCGTCAGGGCCTGCTACTGGATGGGAACGAATCCCGTTCGAACGGCCGAGATTGCCACCAGTCGGCTCCCGGGTATCGACATCGGCTCGCCACGGGACCGACGATCCGCCGACGGGGGGAAGGTCGGCGAGACGCCCGAGGAGCGACCGTCGACCATCTACTTGCGTGCGGGCATGGGGACGTCGATCCTCATACTGACGGGCGCGCTCGCGCTCGTCCTGCTCTTGCTGATCTGA